A region from the Vibrio rumoiensis genome encodes:
- a CDS encoding mannonate dehydratase has protein sequence MPAGALWSPERVAEVEKQAQEYGFHIDVVESVNVHEDIKLGLDTRDQYIENYKQTLRVLAKFGVKVVCYNFMPVFDWTRTNLYKKCQMVQMLCF, from the coding sequence ATGCCGGCAGGCGCACTTTGGTCACCAGAGCGTGTGGCGGAAGTCGAAAAACAAGCGCAAGAATATGGTTTTCATATTGACGTGGTAGAAAGCGTTAATGTGCATGAAGATATTAAACTGGGTCTTGATACTCGAGATCAATACATTGAAAACTACAAGCAAACGCTACGAGTGCTGGCTAAATTTGGTGTCAAAGTCGTTTGTTATAACTTTATGCCGGTATTTGATTGGACTCGCACTAATCTCTATAAAAAATGCCAGATGGTTCAAATGCTTTGTTTTTGA
- a CDS encoding mannonate dehydratase, translating to MGEEKWARPGYGLYDRALGIMYINGLWDTLNHKS from the coding sequence TTGGGAGAAGAGAAGTGGGCAAGACCGGGTTATGGTCTATATGATCGTGCGCTTGGTATTATGTACATAAACGGTTTGTGGGATACGTTAAACCATAAGTCGTAA